A region from the Halomarina litorea genome encodes:
- a CDS encoding PaaI family thioesterase — MDIVDRFSEAIPFADHLDIELDEVGDGRAVGHVDLREEHSSNPASMVAHGEVAYSLADTVGVHESGSLVR, encoded by the coding sequence ATGGACATCGTCGACCGCTTCTCCGAGGCCATCCCCTTCGCCGACCACCTCGACATCGAACTGGACGAGGTGGGCGACGGGCGCGCGGTGGGCCACGTCGACCTGCGCGAGGAACACTCCTCGAACCCCGCGAGCATGGTCGCCCACGGTGAGGTGGCCTACTCGCTCGCCGACACCGTCGGGGTTCACGAGAGCGGATCGCTCGTGCGCTAA
- a CDS encoding aldehyde ferredoxin oxidoreductase family protein yields MIHADGPLLTVDVGERSTAETDIDALLEAYVGGRGVGTRLAHERIPFDADPFGPENRLYFATGPLQTSRMSFTGRMSCTGLSPLTDGLCSSNAGGFMSRNFLATGYSAVELVGASDELVGVHVTDEGVEFEAVPDLAGATTEETLEHLAERGLTADHTAIVGPAGENRVRFASIMTSESRAFGRGGLGAVMGAKNVKFLTFEGDSAPEPQVEGEVVQEIHKEASESSSPMKDAGTVSVTEYANSVGALPTKYFSELSYEHAEDIGSGAVIDHKYKKGTCSSCAFACKLPTRDEESGLETEGPEYETVMSFGSNALVDDFVSIMKSNELCDQLGMDTISCGDVVSAYLAANDAFGDSELIHDLVEKIAYREGDGDLLAEGIARCADDLGVENWSMKGMEFAAHDGRTLNGQGLSFAVSNRGADHMYAEMYRFEYPLVAPAQALDRDGLAGKAERLVEAEDENALKDSAVLCKFSFSQMDEERWEALLDADFAELEAVGKRIVTLERHFNNQRGMDRADDDALPYELEGLDDALDEYYGLRGWDDDGTVPDSALPDAGGSPTPADD; encoded by the coding sequence ATGATTCACGCGGACGGCCCGCTACTCACGGTAGACGTGGGCGAGCGCTCGACGGCGGAGACCGATATCGACGCACTCCTCGAAGCGTACGTCGGCGGGCGCGGCGTCGGGACGCGCCTCGCCCACGAGCGCATCCCGTTCGACGCCGACCCGTTCGGCCCGGAGAACCGCCTGTACTTCGCGACGGGGCCGTTGCAGACCTCCCGAATGAGCTTCACCGGCCGGATGTCCTGTACCGGCCTCTCGCCGCTGACCGACGGCCTCTGCTCGTCGAACGCGGGTGGGTTCATGTCCCGGAACTTCCTCGCGACGGGCTACAGCGCCGTCGAACTCGTCGGCGCGAGCGACGAACTGGTGGGCGTGCACGTCACCGACGAGGGCGTGGAGTTCGAGGCGGTCCCCGACCTCGCGGGCGCGACCACCGAGGAGACACTCGAACACCTCGCCGAGCGCGGTCTGACGGCCGATCACACCGCCATCGTCGGCCCCGCGGGCGAGAACCGCGTCCGGTTCGCCTCGATCATGACCAGCGAGTCGCGCGCGTTCGGACGCGGCGGCCTCGGGGCCGTCATGGGTGCGAAGAACGTCAAGTTCCTCACCTTCGAGGGCGACTCGGCTCCCGAGCCACAGGTCGAAGGCGAGGTCGTCCAGGAGATTCACAAGGAAGCCTCCGAGTCCAGCAGTCCGATGAAGGACGCGGGCACCGTCTCCGTCACGGAGTACGCCAACAGCGTGGGCGCACTCCCGACGAAGTACTTCTCGGAGCTCTCCTACGAGCACGCAGAGGACATCGGGTCGGGCGCGGTCATCGACCACAAGTACAAGAAGGGCACCTGCTCGTCGTGCGCGTTCGCCTGCAAACTCCCGACGAGAGACGAGGAGAGCGGGCTGGAGACCGAGGGTCCCGAGTACGAGACGGTGATGTCGTTCGGGTCGAACGCGCTGGTCGACGACTTCGTCTCCATCATGAAGTCGAACGAACTGTGCGACCAACTGGGGATGGACACCATCTCCTGTGGCGACGTGGTCTCCGCCTACCTCGCGGCCAACGACGCCTTCGGCGACTCCGAGTTGATCCACGACCTCGTCGAGAAAATCGCCTACCGCGAGGGCGACGGCGACCTGCTGGCGGAGGGCATCGCCCGCTGTGCCGACGACCTCGGCGTCGAGAACTGGTCGATGAAGGGCATGGAGTTCGCCGCCCACGACGGGCGCACCCTGAACGGGCAGGGCCTCTCGTTCGCCGTCTCCAACCGGGGGGCAGACCACATGTACGCCGAGATGTACCGCTTCGAGTACCCGCTGGTCGCGCCCGCACAGGCGCTGGACCGCGACGGACTGGCGGGGAAGGCGGAGCGACTCGTCGAGGCCGAAGACGAGAACGCGCTGAAGGACTCGGCGGTCCTCTGTAAGTTCTCGTTCTCGCAGATGGACGAGGAGCGCTGGGAGGCCCTCCTCGACGCCGACTTCGCAGAACTGGAGGCCGTGGGGAAACGCATCGTCACCCTCGAACGCCACTTCAACAACCAGCGCGGGATGGACCGGGCCGACGACGACGCCCTCCCCTACGAACTGGAGGGACTGGACGACGCCCTCGACGAGTACTACGGCCTGCGCGGATGGGACGACGACGGCACCGTCCCCGACAGCGCACTCCCCGACGCGGGCGGGAGTCCGACTCCGGCGGACGACTGA
- a CDS encoding hotdog domain-containing protein: MDLNETVTPTIDVRIDYLAPATGERLVAEAEVTRNVRKSLRDFRSQPEISDFW, from the coding sequence GTGGACCTGAACGAGACGGTCACGCCCACCATCGACGTTCGCATCGACTACCTCGCGCCCGCGACGGGCGAGCGACTGGTCGCGGAAGCGGAGGTCACGCGGAACGTTCGAAAATCGCTTCGCGATTTTCGCAGCCAACCAGAAATCTCCGATTTCTGGTGA